In Saccharothrix syringae, the following are encoded in one genomic region:
- a CDS encoding non-ribosomal peptide synthetase: MPTESLSRPAPALPLQSGMIAAGLRDPAAGTDVIQCVQHWPGGLDTAAYLAAWRAAVERHPLLRTRFTWRADGGLEQWAGPAADVPVLADDSVTDLDAFLAADRRSGVDPVAAPPLRVVALPGDVVVTTFHHAILDGRSLAMLLAEIDDDYAARLSGGAPEFAPRPDFADYARWYDARTAPDEERFWRAELAGLPEPGPLPLEHAGPGTPVMATAGTGLTDAETGAVRALAAEAGVTVNTVVLAAWGLVLAVHGQADEAVFGVTRAARHGTVEGAHDMLGLLLATVPLRLPVDRDASVVDWLRSVRERSVAARDHQLCPLPVIQRAAGHDAPLMRSLVLFEHRELGAVLASRPSAPPGRRVRILRTPGYALTLYAFAEPRLSFQLIHDTGRFPAWAPDALLARVRDLVTGMAEAPDRPVRELTRPRGAERVRVLERWNDTAVDFPADATVPALFAEQVRARPDADAVFDGGRWLSYAELDRRSDRLAHELVARGAVPDRPVGLALPRGAGLVTAMLAVLKTGAAYLPLDPANPAAREAAALRESGATLVVVDRPRPLPDGVSGVVVSDVDTSGGPAFDAVPAHPLGLAYVNYTSGSTGRPKGVAVPHRGVVRLVTRPSFALLGPGRTLLHLSATAFDLTTLEVWGALLTGGRVVPAPEGPVDPAVLAGLLREHRVDVLWLTAGLFHQLVALDVDVLAGVGQLLAGGDVLAPAAVRAALAARGGKPLVNGYGPTENTTFTACHVMTSADQVGQTVPIGTPVQRSTVYVLDEEMRPVPVGVPGELYTGGDGLARGYLAAPGLTAARFVPDPFGAPGGRLYRTGDLARWRPDGVLEFLGRADQQVKVRGFLVEPAEVEAVLREHPAVAEAAVLPVGDGDARHLVAYVVPAGAFDVEAFDVEAFDVEAFDVEAFDAGAFDVEDVRAHVAERLPAYLCPARYAPLPELPLNRSGKVDRAALRTVRAPGARGTDRTPPATGVQRRLARLWRRLLDVAEVWAEDDFFAVGGNSLLAVRLVFRVREEFGVEVPVAALHRARTLAGCAEVIDGCLAESALAGGSLAGGSVADGSLVGGPAVGGGSAVGSSAIDGSPAVDGSPAANNSSALNGARRQVSAGITRRDRSAYRVPAQRTAAVADHLVLPDDGNWAAWRWVELRATGFGIEPLLALADPASARAAEEALEAEDEVGAARWAAFRVLREVEDRARGEQRSALRRIGRLVRKGRFTEAREALARIANASTAKAKYAITEHTSADHASADHANADHANVNHINRANVEMSNVDIAGSDRAGSAGADLTDVNISDVNISDVDIANVDIANVDIAGADISDVDIAEVDAALAAAADADARHNALLAAYADRFEQGGRAVAEVLREVSGDPKFREAVAWQNPRALQTAVDALHRTLQRALSGDRPATRNVDYRRWEHTAVSYLQRYCAKNDTIGFFGPVGWARVVDDAPAAITTAPGPDLIASRTTYLENWAVQQVAEALTTDEVRPWAVPRRMPFVRVEGDTVHVPMADPVRLPPLDAAVLAACDGLTGAHAIAAALGRPEPEVFAALDRLRRAKRIAWTLEVPPEALVPETSLRQQIAAIGDDEARAGAERALASIEDGRDAVRDAVGDPDRLVRAVEDLHERFTAVTGTAAVRRPGLFYAGRTVVHEECRRDLDVTLSPSLLETLWSPLSLVLEAARWYTSAGAALYGRALREVYRRRVAATGDERVSLADFWLWANDTIFRLDERLVRRLVGALQERWARALGGHELSGHGFGRHAADGHGPGAHGLDGHRPDGHAPGSHRPNSHASGAWEVHHRVADVRAAVLREFAAPRPGWRGAVQHSPDVLIAARDEQAICDGDYRWVLGEVHPGVNTMRSALFVSQHPDPEQLRTAMGRDMNGPRVVLATTREEGGTPQRLADALVLPGDLKIVSGHDACGPGLRGAVPVGDCDVVEVGGRLVARSRDGRVDLDLVELLNEQVMAQLVQHFRLLPAGEHTPRVSLDRLVVAREGWRLPSSRCGFAFAADETTRFLGAQAWRREHGMPRFLFVKSPVEHKPFYVDLASRPSVELFAHAVRALDREKPEAPMGVGEMLPDPDGLWLTDARGARHTAEFRVVAVDRRGRSEHGDTTTAGGGAR; encoded by the coding sequence GTGCCCACGGAATCGTTGTCACGACCCGCGCCCGCACTGCCGCTGCAGAGCGGGATGATCGCGGCCGGTTTGCGCGACCCGGCGGCCGGGACGGACGTCATCCAATGCGTGCAGCACTGGCCGGGGGGCCTGGACACCGCCGCCTACCTCGCGGCGTGGCGGGCGGCGGTCGAACGGCACCCGCTGCTGCGCACCCGCTTCACCTGGCGGGCCGACGGCGGCCTGGAGCAGTGGGCCGGGCCCGCCGCGGACGTGCCGGTGCTGGCGGACGACTCGGTCACCGACCTCGACGCGTTCCTGGCCGCCGACCGGCGCTCGGGCGTCGACCCGGTGGCCGCGCCGCCGCTGCGGGTGGTGGCGCTGCCGGGGGACGTGGTGGTGACGACCTTCCACCACGCGATCCTGGACGGCCGGTCGCTGGCGATGCTGCTGGCCGAGATCGACGACGACTACGCGGCGCGCCTCTCGGGCGGTGCGCCGGAGTTCGCGCCGCGCCCGGACTTCGCCGACTACGCCCGCTGGTACGACGCCCGGACCGCGCCGGACGAGGAGCGGTTCTGGCGCGCCGAGCTGGCCGGGCTGCCCGAGCCCGGTCCGCTGCCACTGGAGCACGCCGGGCCGGGCACACCGGTCATGGCCACCGCGGGCACCGGGCTGACCGACGCGGAGACCGGGGCCGTGCGGGCGCTGGCCGCGGAGGCGGGCGTCACGGTCAACACCGTCGTGCTCGCCGCGTGGGGCCTGGTGCTGGCCGTGCACGGGCAGGCCGACGAGGCCGTGTTCGGGGTGACCCGGGCCGCGCGGCACGGCACCGTCGAGGGCGCGCACGACATGCTGGGCCTGCTGCTGGCCACGGTGCCGCTGCGGCTGCCGGTGGACCGGGACGCGTCGGTGGTGGACTGGCTGCGGTCGGTGCGGGAGCGCTCGGTGGCCGCGCGGGACCACCAGCTGTGCCCGCTGCCGGTCATCCAGCGCGCCGCCGGCCACGACGCGCCGCTGATGCGCAGCCTGGTGCTGTTCGAGCACCGGGAACTGGGCGCGGTGCTGGCCTCCCGGCCGTCCGCGCCGCCCGGCAGGCGGGTGCGCATCCTGCGCACCCCCGGCTACGCCCTGACCCTGTACGCGTTCGCCGAGCCGCGCCTGAGCTTCCAGCTCATCCACGACACCGGCCGCTTCCCGGCGTGGGCGCCCGACGCGCTGCTGGCGCGGGTGCGCGACCTGGTCACGGGCATGGCCGAGGCGCCGGACCGGCCGGTGCGGGAGCTGACCCGGCCGCGCGGCGCCGAGCGGGTGCGCGTGCTGGAGCGCTGGAACGACACGGCGGTCGACTTCCCCGCCGACGCCACCGTGCCCGCGCTGTTCGCCGAGCAGGTGCGGGCGCGACCCGACGCGGACGCGGTGTTCGACGGCGGGCGGTGGCTGAGCTACGCGGAGCTGGACCGGCGGTCGGACCGGCTGGCGCACGAGCTGGTGGCGCGGGGCGCCGTGCCGGACCGACCGGTGGGGTTGGCGCTGCCGCGCGGCGCGGGGCTGGTGACCGCGATGCTGGCGGTGCTCAAGACCGGGGCCGCGTACCTGCCGCTGGACCCGGCCAACCCGGCCGCGCGGGAGGCGGCGGCGCTGCGGGAGTCCGGCGCGACGCTGGTGGTCGTCGACCGGCCGCGCCCGCTGCCCGACGGGGTGAGCGGCGTGGTGGTGTCCGATGTGGACACTTCCGGCGGGCCTGCGTTCGACGCGGTGCCGGCGCACCCGCTGGGCCTGGCCTACGTCAACTACACGTCCGGCTCGACCGGCAGGCCCAAGGGCGTCGCGGTGCCGCACCGGGGCGTGGTGCGACTGGTGACCCGGCCCTCGTTCGCGCTGCTCGGGCCGGGGCGGACGCTGCTGCACCTGTCGGCGACCGCGTTCGACCTGACCACGCTGGAGGTGTGGGGCGCGCTGCTGACCGGCGGTCGGGTGGTGCCCGCGCCCGAGGGGCCGGTGGACCCGGCGGTGCTGGCCGGGTTGCTGCGGGAGCACCGGGTGGACGTGCTGTGGTTGACCGCCGGGCTGTTCCACCAGCTCGTGGCGCTCGACGTGGACGTGCTCGCGGGCGTCGGGCAGCTGCTGGCGGGCGGTGACGTGCTCGCGCCGGCCGCGGTGCGCGCGGCGCTGGCGGCCCGCGGCGGCAAGCCGCTGGTCAACGGGTACGGGCCGACGGAGAACACCACGTTCACGGCGTGCCACGTGATGACCTCGGCCGACCAGGTCGGCCAGACCGTGCCCATCGGGACGCCGGTGCAGCGCAGCACGGTGTACGTGCTCGACGAGGAGATGCGGCCGGTGCCGGTCGGCGTGCCCGGTGAGCTGTACACCGGTGGTGACGGGCTGGCGCGCGGCTACCTGGCCGCGCCCGGCCTGACCGCGGCGAGGTTCGTGCCCGACCCGTTCGGGGCCCCCGGTGGGCGGCTGTACCGGACCGGTGACCTGGCGCGGTGGCGGCCCGACGGGGTGCTGGAGTTCCTGGGGCGCGCGGACCAGCAGGTGAAGGTGCGCGGGTTCCTGGTCGAGCCGGCCGAGGTGGAGGCGGTGCTGCGCGAGCACCCGGCCGTCGCTGAGGCGGCCGTGCTGCCGGTCGGTGATGGCGATGCGCGGCACCTGGTGGCGTACGTGGTGCCCGCCGGGGCTTTTGACGTAGAGGCGTTTGACGTAGAGGCGTTTGACGTAGAGGCGTTTGACGTAGAGGCGTTTGACGCGGGGGCGTTTGACGTGGAGGACGTCCGCGCGCACGTCGCGGAACGGCTGCCCGCCTACCTGTGCCCGGCGCGGTACGCACCGCTGCCGGAGTTGCCGCTGAACCGCAGCGGCAAGGTGGACCGGGCGGCGCTGCGCACGGTCCGTGCCCCGGGCGCGCGGGGCACGGACCGGACGCCGCCGGCGACCGGTGTGCAGCGGCGGTTGGCGCGGCTGTGGCGGCGGTTGCTGGACGTGGCCGAGGTGTGGGCGGAGGACGACTTCTTCGCGGTGGGCGGCAACTCGTTGCTGGCTGTGCGGTTGGTGTTCCGGGTGCGTGAGGAGTTCGGGGTGGAGGTGCCGGTCGCGGCGCTGCACCGGGCGCGGACCTTGGCCGGCTGCGCGGAGGTGATCGATGGGTGTCTGGCCGAAAGCGCTCTGGCCGGTGGTTCTCTGGCCGGTGGTTCTGTGGCCGACGGCTCCTTGGTTGGCGGTCCTGCGGTGGGCGGCGGTTCCGCGGTCGGTAGTTCTGCGATCGATGGCAGTCCTGCGGTTGACGGCAGTCCCGCGGCGAACAACAGCTCTGCGCTGAACGGTGCACGGCGCCAGGTGTCGGCGGGGATCACCCGACGCGACCGGTCGGCCTACCGGGTGCCCGCGCAGCGGACCGCAGCGGTGGCCGACCACCTGGTGCTGCCTGATGACGGGAACTGGGCGGCGTGGCGGTGGGTCGAGCTGCGCGCCACGGGGTTCGGCATCGAACCGCTGCTGGCGTTGGCCGATCCGGCCTCGGCACGGGCCGCCGAGGAGGCTTTGGAAGCGGAGGACGAGGTGGGGGCCGCGCGGTGGGCGGCGTTCCGCGTGCTGCGCGAGGTCGAGGACCGGGCGCGAGGTGAGCAGCGGTCGGCGCTGCGCCGCATCGGACGGCTGGTGCGCAAAGGACGGTTCACCGAGGCCCGGGAGGCATTGGCCAGGATCGCCAACGCGAGTACCGCCAAGGCCAAGTACGCGATCACGGAGCACACGAGCGCCGACCACGCGAGCGCCGACCACGCGAATGCCGACCACGCGAATGTCAACCACATCAACCGCGCGAATGTAGAGATGTCGAATGTTGACATTGCGGGTTCCGATCGTGCGGGCAGCGCCGGAGCCGATCTCACCGATGTCAACATCTCTGATGTCAACATCTCTGATGTCGACATCGCCAATGTTGACATCGCCAATGTTGACATTGCCGGAGCCGATATCTCTGATGTTGACATTGCCGAGGTAGACGCTGCGCTGGCGGCTGCGGCCGATGCCGATGCTCGGCACAACGCGTTGCTCGCCGCTTACGCCGACCGCTTCGAGCAGGGTGGTCGGGCGGTGGCCGAGGTGTTGCGCGAGGTCAGCGGTGACCCCAAGTTCCGCGAGGCCGTCGCCTGGCAGAACCCCCGCGCCCTGCAAACCGCAGTCGACGCACTCCACCGCACACTGCAGCGCGCCCTGTCCGGCGACCGACCCGCCACGCGCAACGTCGACTACCGCCGCTGGGAGCACACCGCGGTGAGCTACCTCCAGCGCTACTGCGCGAAGAACGACACCATCGGCTTCTTCGGCCCCGTGGGATGGGCACGGGTAGTGGACGACGCACCCGCCGCGATCACCACCGCGCCCGGCCCCGACCTGATCGCCTCGCGCACCACCTACCTGGAGAACTGGGCCGTCCAACAGGTGGCCGAAGCGCTGACCACCGACGAGGTGCGGCCGTGGGCGGTGCCCCGGCGGATGCCGTTCGTGCGGGTCGAGGGCGACACCGTGCACGTCCCGATGGCCGACCCGGTGCGGCTGCCCCCGCTCGACGCCGCCGTGCTCGCCGCCTGCGACGGGCTGACCGGCGCCCACGCCATCGCCGCCGCCCTCGGCCGTCCCGAACCGGAGGTGTTCGCCGCGCTGGACCGGCTCCGGCGGGCCAAGCGGATCGCCTGGACGCTGGAGGTGCCGCCGGAGGCGCTGGTGCCCGAGACCTCGCTGCGGCAGCAGATCGCGGCCATCGGGGACGACGAGGCGCGCGCCGGTGCCGAACGGGCGCTGGCCTCGATCGAGGACGGCCGGGACGCCGTGCGTGACGCGGTCGGCGACCCCGACCGGCTGGTGCGGGCGGTCGAGGACCTGCACGAGCGGTTCACCGCCGTCACCGGCACCGCCGCGGTGCGCAGGCCCGGCCTGTTCTACGCCGGGCGGACCGTGGTGCACGAGGAGTGCCGTCGCGACCTGGACGTCACCCTCTCCCCCTCGCTGCTGGAAACGCTGTGGTCGCCGCTGTCGCTGGTGCTGGAGGCGGCGCGTTGGTACACCTCCGCCGGTGCCGCGCTGTACGGGCGCGCGCTGCGCGAGGTCTACCGGCGGCGGGTGGCCGCCACCGGTGACGAGCGGGTGAGCCTGGCCGACTTCTGGCTGTGGGCCAACGACACCATCTTCCGGCTCGACGAGCGGCTGGTCCGGCGCCTGGTCGGCGCACTGCAGGAGCGCTGGGCCCGGGCGCTGGGTGGTCACGAGCTGAGTGGCCACGGATTTGGCCGCCATGCGGCGGACGGTCACGGGCCAGGCGCTCACGGGCTGGACGGCCACCGGCCAGACGGCCACGCGCCAGGCAGCCACCGGCCAAACAGTCACGCCTCGGGCGCCTGGGAGGTGCACCACCGGGTGGCCGACGTGCGTGCCGCGGTGTTGCGGGAGTTCGCCGCGCCCCGCCCGGGCTGGCGCGGCGCCGTGCAGCACAGTCCGGACGTGCTCATCGCCGCCCGCGACGAGCAGGCCATCTGCGACGGCGACTACCGGTGGGTGCTGGGCGAGGTGCACCCCGGCGTGAACACCATGCGCTCGGCCCTGTTCGTCTCCCAGCACCCCGACCCCGAACAACTGCGCACCGCGATGGGCCGGGACATGAACGGGCCCCGCGTCGTGCTCGCCACCACCCGCGAGGAGGGCGGCACGCCGCAGCGGCTGGCCGACGCGCTCGTGCTGCCCGGCGACCTGAAGATCGTGTCCGGGCACGACGCCTGCGGCCCGGGCCTGCGCGGCGCGGTGCCGGTGGGCGACTGCGACGTGGTCGAGGTCGGCGGGCGGCTGGTGGCGCGCAGCCGGGACGGCCGGGTCGACCTGGACCTGGTGGAGCTGCTGAACGAGCAGGTCATGGCGCAGCTGGTGCAGCACTTCCGGCTGCTGCCCGCGGGCGAGCACACGCCGCGGGTGAGCCTGGACCGGCTCGTGGTGGCCCGCGAGGGCTGGCGGCTGCCGAGTTCGCGGTGCGGGTTCGCGTTCGCCGCCGACGAGACCACGCGCTTCCTGGGGGCGCAGGCGTGGCGCCGGGAGCACGGCATGCCGCGGTTCCTGTTCGTGAAGAGCCCGGTGGAGCACAAACCGTTCTACGTGGACCTGGCCAGCCGGCCGTCGGTCGAGCTGTTCGCGCACGCGGTGCGGGCGCTGGACCGGGAGAAACCGGAGGCGCCCATGGGCGTGGGCGAGATGCTGCCCGACCCGGACGGGCTGTGGTTGACCGACGCGCGCGGCGCGCGGCACACCGCGGAGTTCCGGGTGGTGGCGGTGGACCGGCGCGGCCGGTCCGAGCACGGCGACACGACGACTGCGGGGGGAGGAGCGCGATGA
- a CDS encoding SDR family NAD(P)-dependent oxidoreductase, translated as MHLDLSGKTALVTGSTQGIGEAIAVALARAGARTAVNGRKPEAVEEAVERLRAAVPGADVVAAPGDVSTAEGAAALEATMSNVDILINNVGIFGSKPALDITDDEWRRYFEVNVLAAVRLTRTFLPGMKERGWGRVQYIASDSAVVIPAEMIHYGVSKTALLGVSRGFAKEAAGSGVTVNCVIAGPTHTGGVEDFVYQLVDRSLPWEEAQREFMRLHRPQSLLGRLIEPEEIANLCVYLASPQASATTGAAVRVDGGYVDSIVP; from the coding sequence GTGCACCTCGATCTGAGCGGGAAGACGGCACTGGTCACGGGTTCGACGCAGGGCATCGGTGAGGCCATCGCGGTGGCGCTGGCCCGGGCGGGCGCCCGGACGGCGGTCAACGGGCGCAAGCCGGAGGCGGTGGAGGAGGCCGTCGAGCGGCTGCGGGCGGCAGTACCCGGTGCCGACGTGGTCGCCGCCCCCGGCGACGTCTCGACCGCCGAGGGCGCCGCAGCGCTGGAGGCCACAATGTCGAATGTTGACATTCTGATCAACAACGTGGGCATCTTCGGTTCGAAACCGGCCCTGGACATCACCGACGACGAGTGGCGGCGGTACTTCGAGGTCAACGTCCTGGCGGCGGTGCGCTTGACCCGCACCTTCCTGCCCGGCATGAAGGAGCGCGGCTGGGGCCGGGTGCAGTACATCGCCAGCGACTCGGCCGTGGTGATCCCGGCGGAGATGATCCACTACGGCGTGTCCAAGACCGCGCTGCTGGGGGTGTCGCGGGGGTTCGCCAAGGAGGCGGCCGGGAGCGGGGTGACGGTGAACTGCGTCATCGCCGGGCCCACGCACACCGGTGGGGTGGAGGACTTCGTGTACCAGCTGGTGGACCGGTCGCTGCCGTGGGAGGAGGCGCAACGGGAGTTCATGCGCCTGCACCGGCCGCAGTCGCTGCTGGGCCGGTTGATCGAGCCGGAGGAGATCGCGAACCTGTGCGTGTACCTGGCCTCGCCGCAGGCTTCGGCTACGACGGGGGCGGCGGTGCGGGTCGACGGCGGGTACGTGGACTCGATCGTGCCGTAG
- a CDS encoding wHTH domain-containing protein, with translation MTGTGDEIHNTVDGTVHADSVVQARDIHLHLHGEVPAPASDHPDPWVRQVLRSTAWDCVQSGHDLRARAAAVAGHLAVVRDEAGARLAADPWRDDQVAARFAKRIGWLLKRLNLELAPAEAALLALVPLLHQALWDRAAARLVDVGPTDLDQTGRRERIDYERYLRDHDRLVDRALLPDLPDRPDAQVEIGWWLFNRWVRQRAEEVKRRAVGELLAGTGMPEVLDVDRVRELLYGLRLEPQALCALDRLGGTAPHDVLHGGEPDEQRLRVPLLGLLLGVAHTATVPVTDLSDTIAWHLGIPAPVDLDRLRETLDKAAWQTQADGLVLKAACQHGAVIEALREHAVRMDALLHAVRRAAEKHGGLDVLGRLPVRASADQVDAAHDPDGKPEFSGWSRFSLDEQRVRELLMGEQLYRDRDLAIRELYQNALDACRYRRAREQYVARTTDRLSAWQGRITFTQGVDENGRAYLDCVDNGVGMGEGELKGVFSRAGVRFADLAEFHDEQADWNALDPPVELYPNSRFGIGVLSYFMLADEITVTTCRMARDGGRRGPTLQATISGPGHLFQIRPVEDRGGPGTTVRLYLRGGEKTSCVQVLRRVLGIAEFATTARHGPEREQWEPGVFHARRRPSWKPEGLNAHGALIPVVDGRVIWCEHGGAILVDGLLAQPTHLHGVLAAPASDKSFTGAVVNLAGKQVPRLSVDRAKIVDDVSEVVEDLLVQGMGELDFSGPVVFEWIDQVAWRTPRLADLVAARGALGVEAVRFPQDINLVGDLRDEYRGPADRLRWMMRSMSAKGLPDHIYLWRLLTYGSDLVDLVPELSHVGPLLPALPSDGALLAEIWPDILSWRSQYQSLTPYDILAAAWSTGTTPREMARRAAALHLGSLDSECFSGSRVPDPDDRLLVLNTLGSLVGSVGHSYRASAGQVLHGHLGLGLSLPEVASRLARYGFDVEVVDRLPDDVDEVDLNLLSRYSSGIGSWLAEEFPVPLVHVARVSEDLGIPTGLVRERLLRFGFVLEAAEGLFPSYSDRDFVLLSHRLDGIPPWLDRAVPVPPGHLVAAAVAFNMPLQAVVDVLAAYGFDCPAMPSHRPAVEDKLLLSRGVIGLESWLRAGQPLPPHHIPMFRHQHNLAQQEVVRRLNAYGFEVTDDDLRDDLSLNDLLLLSRDFDGVSPWLNRGEPITLAHLAEAGARFSMTITEVADRLRQLGVDLPDPADMIRAAIPKIPLAR, from the coding sequence TTGACGGGCACCGGTGACGAGATCCACAACACGGTCGACGGCACCGTGCACGCCGACTCGGTGGTGCAGGCGCGCGACATCCACCTCCACCTCCACGGCGAAGTCCCCGCACCGGCATCCGACCACCCCGACCCGTGGGTGCGACAGGTCCTGCGGTCAACCGCCTGGGACTGCGTTCAGTCCGGGCACGACTTGCGCGCCCGCGCCGCCGCCGTGGCGGGGCACCTGGCGGTGGTCCGGGACGAGGCGGGCGCCCGCCTGGCCGCCGACCCGTGGCGCGACGACCAGGTGGCCGCGCGCTTCGCCAAGCGCATCGGCTGGCTGCTGAAGCGACTGAACCTGGAGCTGGCCCCCGCCGAGGCCGCCCTGCTGGCCCTCGTGCCACTGCTGCACCAGGCACTGTGGGACCGCGCGGCCGCCCGTCTCGTGGACGTGGGTCCCACCGACCTCGACCAGACCGGCCGCCGGGAGCGCATCGACTACGAGCGCTACCTCCGCGACCACGACCGCCTGGTCGACCGCGCCCTGCTGCCCGACCTGCCGGACCGCCCGGACGCCCAGGTCGAGATCGGCTGGTGGCTGTTCAACCGGTGGGTCAGGCAGCGGGCGGAGGAGGTCAAGCGCCGCGCCGTCGGCGAACTGCTGGCCGGCACCGGCATGCCGGAGGTCCTGGACGTCGACCGCGTCCGCGAACTCCTGTACGGCCTGCGCCTGGAACCCCAGGCCCTGTGCGCCCTGGACCGCCTGGGCGGCACCGCCCCGCACGACGTCCTCCACGGCGGCGAACCGGACGAACAACGACTCCGCGTCCCCCTCCTGGGCCTGCTGCTGGGCGTGGCGCACACCGCGACCGTGCCCGTCACCGACCTGTCCGACACCATCGCGTGGCACCTGGGCATCCCCGCACCGGTCGACCTGGACCGCCTGCGCGAGACCCTGGACAAGGCGGCCTGGCAGACCCAGGCCGACGGCCTGGTCCTCAAGGCCGCCTGCCAGCACGGCGCCGTGATCGAGGCGCTGCGCGAGCACGCCGTCCGGATGGACGCCCTGCTGCACGCCGTCCGACGAGCCGCCGAGAAGCACGGCGGCCTGGACGTGCTGGGCAGGCTGCCGGTCCGCGCCTCGGCGGACCAGGTCGATGCCGCCCACGACCCCGACGGCAAGCCCGAGTTCAGCGGCTGGAGCCGGTTCAGCCTGGACGAGCAGCGGGTGCGCGAGCTGCTGATGGGCGAACAGCTCTACCGCGACCGCGACCTGGCGATCCGCGAGCTGTACCAGAACGCCCTGGACGCCTGCCGGTACCGCCGGGCACGGGAGCAGTACGTGGCGCGGACCACCGACCGCCTGTCGGCGTGGCAGGGGCGCATCACCTTCACCCAGGGCGTCGACGAGAACGGCCGCGCCTACCTGGACTGCGTGGACAACGGGGTGGGGATGGGGGAGGGGGAGCTGAAGGGCGTCTTCTCCCGGGCCGGTGTGCGCTTCGCCGACTTGGCGGAGTTCCACGACGAGCAGGCCGACTGGAACGCCCTGGACCCGCCGGTCGAGCTGTACCCGAACAGCCGGTTCGGCATCGGGGTGCTGAGCTACTTCATGCTGGCCGACGAGATCACCGTGACCACGTGCCGCATGGCGCGCGACGGCGGTCGGCGCGGGCCTACGTTGCAGGCGACGATCTCCGGACCGGGGCACCTGTTCCAGATCCGGCCGGTGGAGGACCGGGGTGGGCCGGGGACGACGGTGCGGCTGTACCTGCGGGGTGGTGAGAAGACGTCCTGCGTGCAGGTGTTGAGGCGGGTGCTGGGCATCGCGGAGTTCGCCACGACCGCCCGGCACGGGCCGGAGCGCGAGCAGTGGGAGCCGGGCGTGTTCCACGCCAGGAGGCGGCCCTCGTGGAAGCCCGAAGGGCTGAACGCTCACGGCGCGCTGATCCCGGTGGTCGACGGCCGGGTGATCTGGTGCGAGCACGGCGGCGCGATCCTGGTGGACGGGTTGCTGGCGCAGCCGACCCACCTGCACGGCGTCTTGGCGGCCCCCGCCTCGGACAAGTCCTTCACCGGCGCGGTGGTGAACCTGGCCGGCAAGCAGGTGCCGCGCCTCTCGGTCGACCGCGCGAAGATCGTGGACGACGTGTCGGAGGTGGTCGAGGACCTGCTCGTCCAGGGGATGGGTGAGCTGGACTTCTCCGGTCCCGTGGTGTTCGAGTGGATCGACCAGGTGGCCTGGCGGACACCCAGGCTGGCCGACCTGGTCGCGGCCAGAGGGGCGCTCGGGGTTGAAGCGGTGCGGTTCCCGCAGGACATCAACCTGGTGGGCGACCTCCGGGATGAATACCGCGGTCCCGCCGACCGGTTGCGGTGGATGATGCGGTCGATGAGCGCCAAGGGCTTGCCCGACCACATCTACCTGTGGCGCTTGCTCACCTACGGCTCGGACCTCGTGGACCTCGTCCCGGAGCTGTCCCACGTCGGTCCGCTCCTGCCCGCCCTGCCGTCCGATGGGGCGCTGCTGGCGGAGATCTGGCCGGACATCCTGTCGTGGCGTTCCCAATACCAGTCATTGACCCCGTACGACATCCTAGCGGCTGCCTGGAGCACCGGGACCACGCCGCGCGAGATGGCTCGTCGTGCCGCGGCGCTGCACCTGGGTTCCCTGGACTCCGAGTGCTTCTCCGGCAGTCGAGTGCCCGACCCCGACGACCGCCTCCTGGTGTTGAACACGCTCGGCAGCCTCGTCGGCTCGGTGGGCCACTCATACCGGGCCTCCGCTGGGCAGGTGCTGCACGGACACCTCGGGCTTGGCCTGAGTCTGCCTGAGGTGGCGAGCCGGTTGGCGCGCTACGGGTTCGACGTCGAGGTCGTGGACCGCCTGCCGGACGACGTGGACGAGGTCGATCTCAACCTGCTCAGCCGGTACAGCAGTGGGATTGGGAGCTGGCTGGCGGAGGAGTTCCCTGTTCCCCTGGTCCACGTGGCACGCGTGAGCGAGGATCTGGGCATCCCGACGGGTCTGGTCCGGGAGAGGTTGCTGCGCTTCGGGTTCGTACTCGAAGCAGCGGAAGGGCTGTTTCCCTCGTACAGTGACCGCGACTTCGTCCTCTTGAGCCATCGGTTGGACGGAATACCTCCCTGGCTGGATCGCGCAGTACCCGTCCCTCCCGGTCATCTGGTGGCTGCGGCTGTCGCGTTCAACATGCCGCTCCAGGCTGTTGTCGACGTCTTGGCGGCATACGGGTTCGACTGCCCGGCCATGCCATCGCACCGCCCCGCCGTGGAGGACAAGTTGTTGCTGTCACGGGGCGTCATCGGGCTTGAGTCCTGGCTACGAGCGGGGCAGCCACTACCGCCGCATCACATCCCAATGTTCCGCCACCAGCACAACCTGGCGCAGCAGGAAGTCGTGCGCCGGCTGAACGCCTACGGCTTCGAAGTCACCGATGACGACCTGCGCGACGACCTGAGCCTCAACGACCTGCTGCTGCTATCCAGGGACTTCGACGGCGTCAGCCCGTGGCTCAACCGGGGCGAGCCGATCACGCTGGCACACCTGGCCGAGGCGGGCGCCCGGTTCTCCATGACCATCACCGAAGTGGCCGACCGACTCCGACAGTTGGGCGTCGACCTGCCCGACCCGGCCGACATGATCCGCGCCGCCATCCCGAAGATCCCGCTCGCCCGCTGA
- a CDS encoding MbtH family protein, whose amino-acid sequence MSTDSASQREFLVVVNDEEQYSVWFADRDLPLGWRAEGTRGTREECLAHIDRVWTDMRPRSVREHLAAHSG is encoded by the coding sequence ATGAGCACGGACAGCGCGTCTCAGCGCGAATTCCTCGTAGTGGTGAACGACGAGGAGCAGTACTCGGTCTGGTTCGCCGACCGCGACCTCCCGCTGGGCTGGCGTGCCGAGGGCACCCGCGGCACCAGGGAAGAGTGCCTCGCCCACATCGACCGCGTGTGGACCGACATGCGCCCGCGCAGCGTTCGCGAGCACCTCGCGGCGCACTCCGGCTGA